Genomic DNA from Williamwhitmania sp.:
CCGTAGCTACATTATAGAACAGGTTGGAGTTATTCTCAAGCGCCTTTGCACCGACCATCTCGATACCCTGCTGCTGCACCGACCCGATGTGCTGATGAGAGGGGAAGAGGTGGCAGAGGTATTTACCTATCTTAAGGAGCAGGGAATGGTAAAACGGTTTGGCGTAAGCAACATGAGTGTTGGCCAAGTTACCTACCTGCAGCATTTCTGGACCGAACCGTTGGTGGCTAACCAGCTGCAGCTGAGCCTTGGACATACTATTGTGCTGGATCAGGCCGTTTCGGTGAACACCAGCTTGGTTGCGTTCGATGGTGGTATGGAGGGAATGCTGGAGTATGCCCAGCTGCACCACATGGCTATTCAGGCCTGGAGTGCGCTCGACAAGGGCATCTACACCACCGTTTCGCCTCAGCATACCCCTGTGCAGCGCGCAGCAGCAGAGATGGTTGCACAGCTAGCCCAAAAGTATGGTACTACCCCAACAGCCATTGTGCTTGCCTGGCTCATGATGATTCCCGGAAACGTACAACCCATAATTGGCACCACAAAGATTGACCGTATTCTTGCTTGTAATGGGGCAACCACTACCCAGCTTACCCGCGAGGAGTGGTATGGCCTTTGGATTGCAGCACGAGGACAGAAGCTACCATAAATTTTTTTGCTTAAAGGTTGCCAATGAAAAAAGTTTGCTACATTTGTTCGTAATTTAACGAACAGTTGGTGGATAAAAAAGATATAATTTCAGCAGAGCAGCAACGACTTGCCCGTTACGCCAAGGCCATGGGACATCCCATTCGCATGTACGTGCTGGAGCTGCTTTCGAAGCAAAACTGCTGCTATAGCGGTGACCTTTCGGAGGAGCTTCCCATTGTAAAGTCCACCCTTTCTCAACACTTGAAAGAGTTGAGAGATGCTGGCCTTATACAGGGTGAAATTGAGGCGCCGCGTATTCGTTACTGCATCCATAAGGAGAACTGGAAGGATGCTCAGGGGCTGTTTCGGAAATTCCTAAAGTTGTAAAATTTTTTAACTACCTAGTTCGTTGTTTTGCGAACTACGAAAAAAAAGGAGCCATGAACATTAAAGTATTGGGAAGCGGCTGTACCAAGTGCAAGGCGCTCGAAAAAGTTACCCGTGAAGCCGTTACCGCGATGGGCGTTAGCGCTGAGGTTGAAAAGGTTGAGGACATTCAGAAGATTATGGGTTACGGAGTGATGCGAACCCCCGCGTTGGTTATCAACGAAAAGGTGGTGCTCAGTGGTCGATTGCCCTCGCTATCGGAGATAAAGGAGATTATTTCGAAGAATCAGTAAATAACCTTGGGCATTTGGAGTGCATTGGTGGCTTCCATTGATGAAGTAATTTCTGGACCATTCAAGAGCAGTTTCTTTGCCCTAATTTTTAACCCAATTCCAAAATGAAAGCAACTAAATTAGTTCTATTTTTTGCTCTTATTGCCGCAGCTATTTCGAGCAATGGACAAAATGTAAAGAAGGCAGAACCAGCCAAAACACCTACCGTTGAGGCATACTACTTTCACTTTACAGCACGCTGTGCAACCTGCTTAGCCGTTGAAGCGCAGACCGAGGGAGACATCAATGCCCTTTACCCTGAATTGGTAAAAAATGGCACCATCACCTTTAAGTCCATCAATCTGGATGATGCTACAAGCAAAGCCTTGGCCAACAAGTTGAAGGTTACGGGGCAAACCCTACTTTTTGTGGCTGGAGGTCAGAAGGTGGATCTTACCAACGAAGGGTTTCTCTACGCGAAGTCGAATCCCGATAAGCTCAAGGAGATTATTAAGCAGAAGTTGGATGGAATGCTGAAATAGATTGGATATCCGCTATTAAAATTTTGATTTTCAGATTTATTAATCTTAAAATTCTCCAATAGCTCATGTCCGACATTCTAAATGGCATTCTGGATGGGAGCACGGCTCCTTGGCTATCGGCGCTGGTGCTTGGGTTGATGACCGCCATTAGCCCATGCCCGCTGGCAACCAACATAACAGCGGTGGGCTACATTGGTAAGGATTTGGAGAGTCGTAACCGGGTGTTCCTCAATGGGGTGTTTTACACGTTAGGCCGATCGATAACCTACACGGTTATTCCGCTCCTCATTTTTCTTGGCGCAAATCAGTTCCAATTCTCCGGTTTTTTTCAGCGGTATGGGGAGAAGTTTATTGGGCCTGTTCTCATCTTCATTGGGTTGCTGATGCTCGATGTTATTCACCTGTCGTTGAGGGGAACGGGACGCTATGCCGAAAAGCTTCAGAATAGAACCGCTTGGCGTTATTGGGATTCGCTGCTTCTTGGGGTTGTTTTTGCCCTTGCCTTTTGCCCGTATAGCGGGGTGCTCTACTTTGGCATGCTGGTGCCTATGACCGTCACCAGTGCCTCAGGACTTTTCCTCCCGCTCATTTTTGCCGTGGCCACAGGTATTCCTGTAATCGTTTTTGCGTGGATTCTCGCTTTTGCGGTTTCTGAGGTGGGAACGGTTTACCGGCGCATCAAAACTTTTGAGCTCTGGTTTAGACGTGTAGTAGCCCTTCTGTTTTTGGTGGTAGGTGTTTACTATATTTTGCATGCGTTCTGGGGTATTGGGTAACCTTTGCCCCACATAAAATATTGTGTTGAAATGAAAAAGAGTATTTGGGTTCCGGCTGCGCTGCTGCCGATTTGGTTTTTGGTCTACCACTATCTTCAGCCCGTAACCGATTGGCTTATCGATTCCGTGTTTGGAATGGAGAAGGGAACCCACCTGACTGAAACGCTTAGGTTTTTCATTTTCGAGTTGCCAAAGGTGCTGTTGCTGCTTACGCTCATCATCTTCTTTGTGGGCATTGTTCGTTCCTACTTTTCGGCAGAGCGAACGCGTAAAATTTTGGAGGGTAAGTCGGAGTTTACGGGAAATGTGCTGGCAGCTCTACTGGGTATTGTTACGCCATTTTGCTCCTGCTCGGCCATTCCGCTCTTTTTAGGTTTTGTGGAGTCGGGGGTACCGTTGGGTGTAACCTTTTCGTTTCTAATTGCGGCCCCTATGATTAACGAGGTGGCCGTGGTGCTGCTGTTTGGCCTGTTTGGCTGGAAGGTAGCTTTGATATACGTGGTTACCGGATTGGTAATTGCCATTGCTGCCGGATGGACCATTGGCAAGCTAAAGCTGGAGCGGTGGGTGCAGGATTGGGTTTTTCAAACTCGACTTGGCGAGATGAACGGGGAGGAGGAGGTAAACGGCCTATCGTCGCGTATTCGCTTTGGTTACGATGCCGTTCGCGAAATTGTGGGTAAGGTTTGGATATACGTTGCAATTGGCATAGGTGTTGGCGCGGCAGCGCATGGCTATGTGCCGGCCGATTTTATGGCTGCGCTCATGGGTAAGTCGGCTTGGTATAGCGTGCCGCTCTCCATACTCATTGGGGTGCCGCTCTACTCCAATGCTGCCGGGATAATCCCCATTGTGTCGGTGCTGCTCGAAAAGGGTGCCTCGCTGGGAACCTCCCTCGCCTTTATGATGTCGGTAATTGCGCTCTCCCTACCGGAGATGATAATCCTACGGAAGGTGCTCAAGCTCCCCTTTATTCTCACCTTTGCTGGAATTGTGGCCTTTGGCATAATGGTGGTGGGGTATCTGTTTAACTTTATCTTCTGAGTGATGGACAAGACAGTGACGAGCCCTATTAATTGGGGTTACAAAAAGGTCGGAAGTCCGGAGACCGGAGACCGAAGACCGAAGTTGTGTAGCAGCTATCTACCGCTTTAACACCTCCGTGCAACTCTGCGAAAACACGGTGTAACTCTGTGCAGCATGGGAAAAGGAACTAGAAATTAGAACCGACCGAAGGGAGCTCAGCGAAGCCAAATCTTGTCACGTCCTGAAAAATGTCTACACAAAAGATGTAGGAATGGTCGCGTAAGGGGCTTCCCCTTAGAGTTCATCCCCACGATCATATTGCTGAGCGGGAGTCAAGTTGCGGTTGTGGCAGCTGTGGCGATGGTTGCAAAGCATGTGGTTAGAGGTAAATAACTACAATGGTGTGAGTTTGGTTCTCTAAATATTTTGCGTTTATACCATAAGCAAGGAGAAATATTAGTGCAGAAACTTGCTAATCAATCATTTTACATACATTTCTTAAAATAAAATTGTTTTTTAAAAAAAGTATTACATTTGTAAGCGAATACTTACATACAAGATGAAGCAATCAACCGAAGTACGACAGACCCAAATAAAGCGCGCTGTGCTTGACATTATCCATTCCGATGGGTTACGGAATGTGTCAACTCGAATGCTATCCCAAAGGATTGGTATAAGTGAGGCTACAATATTTAGACATTTTGCATCTAAGCAGGATATCATCCTTTCCATTATTAGCGATGTGCAAAAGGATTTTATCGGCTCCTTGCGCACCATTGCCAATTCTAACATTGAACCGGAGAAACGCTTGGAGATGTTTATTTCACAAACAGTTAAGTACCTTGTAGACAACAGAGGCATCACCATGGTGCTTTTTTCTGGAGCGTTGAATAACAGCGACGCTGAGTTAAAAAGTAACCTACAGCAGATATTCAATAGCCAAAAAAACCTAGTAAGCAAAATATTTCTCGATGGCATTGCTATAGGCAAGTGGGACGATAGCATTCCTGTCGAGAATTTAGCCATGCTTTATATGGGGTTTCCTGTTTCGCTTAACATAGGTCTAATTCTAGGCGCTGGGGAATTTTGTGCTGAGAATATCTGCAGTCAGATGATGCAAATGTTGCAGAAAATTCTAACAAAATAATTCTTTTATCGTTGATGTAAGTAATCACTTACTATTGTATTTCAAAATGCTTAACTATTTTCACTTTAAGTAAAATCCTACGACTATGGAATCAAACGAAAAGCACCATCACCATCACGATGTAAGCGGCAAAAACCTTGGAATAACCATTGCGCTTAACATAGTGATAGCTGCTGTTGAAGCGGCTGGCGGGTTTATTTCGGGTAGCATGGCGCTGCTTAGCGATGCAACTCACAACTTCAGCGATGTGATTTCGTTGTTGGTGAGCTATATGGCTAACCGGCTTGCCAAGCGAGATGCAAGCCAAGCACAAACTTTCGGTTACAGACGCTCCGAGATATTTGCTGCATTTTTGAACTCTGCTACCTTGATTGTACTTGCCATTTTTATACTGGTGGAAGCAGTGAAACGGTTAATAATCCCAGCACCAATTTCCGCCGATTGGGTAATTTATCTTTCGCTGCTCAGCATTCTTGTTAATGGTGCCAGCGTTCTATTTATTAAGGGAGATACAGAGGATAATCTCAATATGAAATCGGCCTACCTGCACCTCTTCAGCGACATGCTTACCTCTATTGCTGTATTGGCAGGAGGTTTGGCCATGAAATACCTTCAGTGGTTTTGGGTCGACTCAGTTTTCTCTATTACAATTGCCATATACCTACTTTATCTCAGCTGGAATATTTTTAAAACTTCACTGAAGATGCTGATGCAGTTTACCCCACCTGGAATCAACTTGGAGCAAATTGTGTTGCAATTGGAGCAAATTTCCGGCGTGAAGAATATTCACCATGTCCACGTCTGGCAGCTCAGTGAGCACGAGATTATGTTTGAGGCGCATGTTGACTTACGAAATGATATATCAATTAGTGGATTCGAGAAGATCTTAGCTGTAATTCAGAAAACCCTATTCGGATTTGAAATAACTCATTGCACTATTCAGCCGGAGTTTGGGGTTGAGGACAGTAAGCATATAATTCACAACTAGCATTAATTGTTTTACTTAAACCTAGAAAAGATGAATAATTTGAAGGATTGGCTAATGGAAGTCGAAAACGCCGATACAAAAATGGCGAGTTCGCTACACACACTCTCTCAACTGAATTTCAGCAACTATGTATTGTTTCATACAAGGGAAATCAGTTAAACTAAGGAGGAACAACCATGTTTAAAAATGTACTCATTTTTCTATGCTTTCCCATGGTGTTGCATGCCCAAGACGTGCAGCACATAGCTCAGCTCTTCGATTCGCTCAAAACGCACCCAGCAACACAGGGTGATGAGATACGGATTGAACAGGCCCTTGCAGGGAAAACAATGGCTTACAGCAAGCTATACCCAAACATTAACCTCTTCGGGAGGTACGATTACGCATCATCTGCCACGGCCATGTTGCCGTTACCGCTAAATGAACTTTTTGCCTATAAGGCTGATCCAACCAAGGCTCAACCCTTTAGCGAAAACATCTACAGGGTTGGAGCGACGATTTCCATGCCCATTTTTGTAGCATCCATCTTTCCCATGGCTGCCAAGGCGAAAATGATGGCACGTTCCGCCAAGGACTTGAAAAACATCAATCTACTAAAAAACGAGGCGGTCATTGTTGGCGCCAACGCTAACCTGTTGTACATGCAGGCCTTGGATTCGGCATTGACGAAAAAAAGGAACTCCCTGCTAAAAACAAAGGAGTTTGTGGTCATCAAAACCAACAACGGACGTGCCCCTGAATCGGCGCTCCTGAACATAAACAACGGGATCAGCCAGATCGATATCATGAAAAACGACCTAGCATTGCAACGCGATGAGGTGGTAGCCGTTATCCAATCGCTGACGGGCGTTGCCTTAAATAGCCCGGTAACTATGGAGCAGGTTGGCACCTATAAAGATGGGAATATTAAAGCGCTTGATCCGTTACGTGAAAAAGCGGAAGCCGACCGGTTAGGATACAGGGCCGAAAAAGAAAAACTTTTGCCATCCCTAGTGCTGCAAGGCAGCTATAGCAACAATACGGCAAAATCGTACAATAATAATCAGCGTGTAAACAACGATTATACTGCCGTTGGGATCGTTTTACGAATCCCCCTGTTTGCCAAAGACCAGTATGCCCAAATAAAAAAGAGCAGGCTGGATTATGAAGCATCTAAGAACGACCTCGACCGAATGAGTCTGGAACTCTCGTCGCAGGCATCGCAGTTGCAAAGTAGCTTGCTGCTGCTTGATAATTCCATTCTACTGTACAAAACTAGCATCAAGGACAAGGAACAACTTTTAGGGATAGCGAAGGTCAGTTACCAGTCCGACCGATTGTCTATGGAAGATTACCTTAAATATGAGGACGATCTCGTCCTTGAACAATCGAAGCTGTTTAAGGCCCAAGCCCAGAAATGGCAAACACTGATGAAACTTAACGTAATTTATGGAAATAATATTGAGGAGGTAGTGAAATGAAAAAGAAAACGATAATCACCGTTGTCATAGTTGTTTTAATATTGGCAGGCGGTATTTTGGCCGTAAAAAGAGCCGAAAAGAGAGATGCTTCAGCACCCGTTGCAAAAACGTATGCCATGGTGGTATCCACCATGAAACCGGAACTGAAGGAAGTAACCCTTACCTTGCCCTACCTAGCTCTTGTTCAAAATGACGAAGATGTGGTGGTGGCATCCAAAATAGCAGCCCGTATCGAGTCTTTAAAGCCAAGCGGCACCGATGTATCCAAAGGTACTGTCATTGTAAGGCTCGATAATACCAGTATCGAAAGTGGGGTACAAAGTATCAAAGCCCAGATTTCTGCTGCTAGTACTGGTCTTAAAAACCTTCAGGCCACGCATAAGCGGACGCTCGAACTCCTGGCAGTGAAAGGTGCATCTATTGAGCAATCCGAAATGGAAGAGAGTAAAATTGCCGAAACGGAAGCGAAGATCGAAGCGTTGAACCAAAGCCTGAACGATATCAGAAACACCCAGTCTTACGCAACTATTACTGCACCTGTATCCGGCATAATTTCAAAAACAATGCTTAACGTTGGTGATATGGCTATGCCAGGTATGCCCATCGCCATTATCAGCTCCAACCGCGGCGCATACCTGAAACTTAGTGTACCGGCCGATCTGAAAGTTTATGGTGCAACCATCAATGGACAAAGCTATGATGCAATTGCGCTCAATAGCACTTTTAACAGCCTCGCAGAGTATAAAATCCAGGTAAAGAACCTTAACCTGATGACAGGCGAACGCGTGGAAGTAAATGTGATAGTGTACAACGGCAAAGCAGTGAAGCTACCCTTCGATGCTATTTTAAACCGAAATGGTAAGAGTTACGTGTTTGTTAAAAACAACGATAAGGCCGTGGCCACTGAGGTTTCTATCATCCAATCCGGCGAAGATGGCGCTGTGATAAGCAATAACGATCTTGCCGGGAAAGAAGTGGTGGTTGAAAAACAGGATATCCTGCTAAAACTTCTTTCAGGCGTTGCACTAAAAAGCAAGGAGGAATAAGCCATGTTTGATTATTTCTACAAGCGGCCATATCTGCTATATTCGCTGATATTTGCCTTCTTTATCATGGGGGTGATGGCGCTCGTCACACTGCCCAAAAATCTGTTCCCCGATTCTACCCCGCCCCAAGTCATTGTGATTACAAAGGTACCAGGAGCAACTGCACAGGTAGCTGCCAATACGGTTTCAAAACCGATTGAGCAGGAGATTGCCCGCTTAGGTTTGTTAACCGAGGTTAGCTCGGTGAACGTGGCCAACTTCTCTATCGTGAAGGCTGAGTTCAAGTATGAAAAAGGTCTCGATGCAGCAGCCGTTGACGTGGCCAACGCCCTTTCCATTGCCAAAGGAAACCTTCCGGCTGATGCCAATCCTGCCATCTATACCGCAGGAGACTTTACGCTACCGGTCGATGTGATTTCAGTTTCACCCAAAACTGACAGCGTAAACCTGGGCGACATCCGCAAAATGGTGGATGGCTTTATAAAACCATACCTGTTAAGCAATCCTGATATCGGGAATGTGGAAGTATTTGGGGGCTATGAAAGTTCAATCAATATTGAAGTAGACCCGTTCAAGGCTAAACGCTTCAATGTCGATTTCGATAAAATAGCCATGGCACTCAAGGTGCTTAACCGCGATATGCCCATTGGGTTCGTAAAAGGAGCCAATAACTTCTACACCATTACTTTTTATGGCGAAAAAGACGAAATAGAAAAATTGAAGCAAATTACGATTCTTCCCAATGTAAGGTTAAGTGATGTGGCCAATGTGGAATGGGGTTATAAAAAACGCACCAGCGGATATATTGGTAACGGAAAGCCTGCTATTGCATTAGCCATTCAGCGTACTCCTGGCGGCAGCGTTTTAAGCGTGAGCAACGCAGCTAGGGCTGAGATGAAGAACCTGCAGGCGAAATATCCGAACTTTAATTTTGAGATTTCCGATACACAGCGCAACCTGATTCAGCTTGCTAACAATAACATGCTGATTGCCCTTCGCGATGCTATTTTTTATACGTTGATCGTTATCCTGTTTTTCATTGGAAATTTCAGGGCCATTGCCGCGGCCGCCATCACCATTCCCATGGTTTTCTTTTCAACAATGGCGGTTATCTGGCTTACCGGCGGAAGCCTTAACATAGTAATCTATACAGCAATCATCCTTGCCTTGGGGCTGCTAACCGATAACGCGGTGGTGGTGCTCGAAAATATTGAACGGCACCTGAATGAGCTGAAGGAAGATTTACAAACAGCCATCCAAAAGGGGACTAAAGAAGTTGTTGGGCCAATATGGTCGGGAACCATTGCTACCATTGCCATTGTAGCCCCACTGATGTTTGTTGGCGGATTTCCCGAAAAAATCTTTAAACCATTGATATTTACCTTAATCATTGCGTTGCTGGTCTCGTTTTTTCTTTCCATTACATTCATTCCCAAACTTTTGGAAATGTTTTATAAAAACGGACACAACAAGAACAAAGTTGAGAAATGGTTCGACCGTTTGTACGAAAAGTCCGTTGGCCGCTTGGTAGAACCTTACGTGGGCGTCATCCGGTTTTCGAATGGTAAACGTAAAGTTCTGCGCCGTGTGTTGCTTTCGGTGGGAGTATTGCTGCTGTTGCTGGTGAGTGTTAAAACAATTATGCCTACCATCGGCAAGGATGCCATGCCACCCATGGATACGGGCATTATTAAAGCACAAATACAATTTAGTTCCAACGAAACAACGAATAGCGCCGAAAAAAAACTGGAACCATTTATAGCCTGGCTGCACAAGCAACCGTGGGCTAACATGAGTTCCGTTGCTTTTGGGAATGAAATGGGCGTGTTGAGCCTCGGGAGCGGCAACTTACCTTCCGAAGCTACCATTACCGTGAATTGCGTGGACCGTTTCCACCGCAAGATGAACATGTGGCAGATTGAAAAAATTATGCGCGATACGCTGTCACACCTGGAAGGCATCAAGAAAAACGACGTATACGATTTTGGCGCCACCGCTCTTTCCACCATCAAGGCAACGCTCGATGTCAGGATTAAATCGCCATACGTGGACGGTTTGGCCGAAAAGTCACAGGAAGTGAAAGATGCTTTGGCCAATGTAAAAGGATTAACTTCTGTCTCCACGAGCTGGGACAAGGACTTCACTGAGATTGCCCTGAACATTGACGAGAACAAGGCGCTGAGCTATGGCATCACACCGTATGAAATTGCCATGCAGATTCTGGCAAAGGGCCAGGTAGTGGGGCTGAATGCCAACTTGCAGTCGCTCAACACACAGCCTGTTACCCTTTACTTCAAGGGTAAATTTGGCGAGAACGAGCAGACGCTAAGGCTTTTGCCAATTCATACCGCTATGGGCGAAGTTCCGCTCGAACAACTGGCCAAAATTTCGAAAAACCTGACGTTTGCCAAGATCGAACGCGACAAAATGATGTACAGTATCGATGTCAACGGCTACCGGTCCAATAGGCCCGTGTCGCATATCACAGCCGATGCCGAAGCAGCACTTAAAAATGTGAAAAGCAACAACGATGTGGTTATTTCGCAGGAAGGAGATATTGCCCAGATTAACGACAGCTTTCATCGCATGATCAAAGCCATCGCGCTGGGGATTTTCATCCTAACCATGGTGCTTATTTCCATCTACCGGTCAGTGAAACTATCCCTCATTATGATTCTGGTATTGCCGCTTTCAATGATCGGTGCGGCTTGGGGAATGCTCTTGTTCCATAAGCCAAGCTGCATGCCAAGTTTGCTGGGGATACTGCTGCTGTTTGGTATCATCATTAAAAATGCGGTACTGCTCATCGATTTCTACCAAAAGCACAGAGACAGTGGTGAATCGCCTTACGATAGCGCTATTGAAAGCGTACGGGTGCGTTTCCGTCCAGTAATGATGACTGCCTTTGGAACAATTGCCGGAATGATCCCTATTGCGCTAGAACAGGCAGTTGGTCTTGAACGCTTAAGCCCGTTGGCCGATGTGGCTATTGGTGGGTTACTTGTAGGTACACTGTTAACCCTAATATTTGTGCCAATGTTCGCCTACATCGTAGATACAAAAAAGGAGAAGATAAAACTAGCAAGTAATGAAGATGGTAGGACAGCAATAGAGTAGATTTACTGCAACTCTTCAAAAATAGAAGGCTATCTAAAATGAAATTGCGGTAATATTGAATAACCTCTACACATAGAAAAGAGTAGCCTTTTGTGCTACTCTTTTCTTATAGAAATACGATCTAATCATTACCACACTTTACGGTGATTAGAATTCCTGCAATTATTTATGATTATTGACTCTAACGTGAGAAAGATGAGACGGTATTTTTTGATAACTCTAATATTATTGATTGGTGGTAGAATTACGTATGGCCAGTCTTTAAAAGGCGAAAATGGCGAGTTGGTAGTTAATCGCCTGATGGATTCCTTGTGGATTCATCCCACCAGCTTTATCAACCATAACGATCCAAACTGGATCAGGCTAAACCAACATTTGCGATACATAGATATCTTAAAACTAAACGGTATAATACATTCTATTTTTTTTGATGATAACTCCTTTATACTT
This window encodes:
- a CDS encoding efflux RND transporter permease subunit, which encodes MFDYFYKRPYLLYSLIFAFFIMGVMALVTLPKNLFPDSTPPQVIVITKVPGATAQVAANTVSKPIEQEIARLGLLTEVSSVNVANFSIVKAEFKYEKGLDAAAVDVANALSIAKGNLPADANPAIYTAGDFTLPVDVISVSPKTDSVNLGDIRKMVDGFIKPYLLSNPDIGNVEVFGGYESSINIEVDPFKAKRFNVDFDKIAMALKVLNRDMPIGFVKGANNFYTITFYGEKDEIEKLKQITILPNVRLSDVANVEWGYKKRTSGYIGNGKPAIALAIQRTPGGSVLSVSNAARAEMKNLQAKYPNFNFEISDTQRNLIQLANNNMLIALRDAIFYTLIVILFFIGNFRAIAAAAITIPMVFFSTMAVIWLTGGSLNIVIYTAIILALGLLTDNAVVVLENIERHLNELKEDLQTAIQKGTKEVVGPIWSGTIATIAIVAPLMFVGGFPEKIFKPLIFTLIIALLVSFFLSITFIPKLLEMFYKNGHNKNKVEKWFDRLYEKSVGRLVEPYVGVIRFSNGKRKVLRRVLLSVGVLLLLLVSVKTIMPTIGKDAMPPMDTGIIKAQIQFSSNETTNSAEKKLEPFIAWLHKQPWANMSSVAFGNEMGVLSLGSGNLPSEATITVNCVDRFHRKMNMWQIEKIMRDTLSHLEGIKKNDVYDFGATALSTIKATLDVRIKSPYVDGLAEKSQEVKDALANVKGLTSVSTSWDKDFTEIALNIDENKALSYGITPYEIAMQILAKGQVVGLNANLQSLNTQPVTLYFKGKFGENEQTLRLLPIHTAMGEVPLEQLAKISKNLTFAKIERDKMMYSIDVNGYRSNRPVSHITADAEAALKNVKSNNDVVISQEGDIAQINDSFHRMIKAIALGIFILTMVLISIYRSVKLSLIMILVLPLSMIGAAWGMLLFHKPSCMPSLLGILLLFGIIIKNAVLLIDFYQKHRDSGESPYDSAIESVRVRFRPVMMTAFGTIAGMIPIALEQAVGLERLSPLADVAIGGLLVGTLLTLIFVPMFAYIVDTKKEKIKLASNEDGRTAIE